One Hordeum vulgare subsp. vulgare chromosome 4H, MorexV3_pseudomolecules_assembly, whole genome shotgun sequence DNA window includes the following coding sequences:
- the LOC123449234 gene encoding uncharacterized protein LOC123449234: MQAICRFGRDAARRGHHGARRGTREGHHAPARGRRVVGCTNRGAPRARGHTLVGFDPWLVASPSAPAALGAATASTLPLGLRLHPSFIGRVGRARLRLSAHRRLRRHPPWSGDGGRRRQRPATVGGDWGLEQSHGVALHPPFRACRRCLRLLPRAALRFLGIGDPRLCPRPAEGNPLSPHRHRFFVGGCLVDDEPMKRGDATVATLTPTFSSPVSAPSRGGDREAGPGWVCDRYPAVSLSALALMRWGLEWADPDTRLLPPGYFSSFLSLF; the protein is encoded by the coding sequence ATGCAGGCTATATGTCGCTTCGGTCGTGATGCTGCTCGACGTGGCCATCATGGCGCTCGGAGGGGCACGCGTGAAGGTCACCATGCCCCTGCACGCGGCCGTCGCGTCGTCGGATGCACCAATCGTGGTGCCCCTCGAGCCCGTGGCCATACGTTGGTGGGGTTCGACCCCTGGCTAGTGGCCAGCCCGAGCGCCCCTGCGGCGCTCGGGGCTGCAACCGCATCTACTCTGCCCTTGGGTCTTCGCCTTCACCCGTCCTTCATTGGACGAGTAGGCCGCGCTCGGCTTCGCCTCAGCGCCCATCGGCGCCTCCGACGTCATCCGCCTTGGAGCGGGGATGGAGGGCGCCGACGCCAACGCCCCGCCACCGTAGGAGGTGACTGGGGGCTCGAGCAATCGCACGGAGTGGCGCTTCACCCTCCTTTTCGGGCGTGTCGTCGCTGCCTTCGATTGCTGCCTCGGGCAGCGCTTCGATTCTTGGGCATCGGAGACCCTCGACTTTGCCCTCGCCCCGCTGAGGGGAACCCGTTGAGTCCCCATCGTCATCGATTTTTCGTCGGAGGATGCCTCGTCGACGATGAGCCGATGAAGCGTGGGGATGCGACGGTGGCCACCCTGACGCCGACATTCTCTTCTCCCGTCTCTGCGCCgagtagaggaggggatcgagaggCTGGACCGGGTTGGGTCTGTGACCGTTATCCCGCTGTCTCTCTCTCCGCTCTCGCTCTTATGCGGTGGGGGTTGGAGTGGGCTGACCCAGACACCCGACTACTCCCTCCAGGATATTTTTCTtcatttctctctctcttttag